GATCAGCAGGAGGGACAGTCGTCTCATGTGCTCACCTCATCCCGGTGATGGTGATCGATCGGACGATGTGTTTCTGGAACAGCACGAAGATCACGAGCAGCGGCATGGTGGCGAGCGTGGTGGCGGCCATCACCAGCGTCCAGTTGCCGCTGTACTGACTCTGCAGGCCGGCCACCGCGACGGTGAGCACCTGCCACCGCTGCCCGCTGGTGATCACCAGGGGCCAGAGGAAGTCGTTCCAGTGGGTGACCACCGTGATGATCAGCAGGGTGGCCAGGATCGGACGGCTCAGCGGCAGGATCACGTGCCGCAGCACTCGCCGGTGGCCCGCGCCGTCGATCCGCGCGGCGTCGAGCAGCTCCTGCGGGATGGCCCGGAAGAACTGGCGGAGCAGGAAGATCGCGTACGGCGAGCCGAACATGGCCGGCAGCACGATCCCCCAGAACGTGTTGACCAGGCCGGCCTCGCTGAGCAGCACGAACCTCGGCACCAGCACCGCCACGACAGGCACCATCAGGGTGGCCAGGTAGACCCAGAACAGCGCGTCCCGGCCGGGGAAGTCGAGACGGGCGAACGCGTACGCCGCCAGCACCGAGCAGGTCAGCTGGCCGAGCACGACCACCAGCACCACCTGCACGGTGATCACCAGGGGTGGGATCAGGGTGTGCCCGCCGATCACCAGCTCCGCGTAGTTCGCCGCGGTCACCGGGTCGGGCGCTGCCAGCGGCGGCTGCTGGGCGAACTGCCTCGGCGTCTTCACCGAGGTCTGCACGCTCATCAGGTAGGGCGCGAGGATCACCAGGGCACCGAGGCCCAGGGCGAGGTAGGTCGGCACGGCACGCCGCAAGATCTTCACCCCATCTCGTACGTCGTCCGGCGGCGGAAATACGACTGCTGCGCGACGGTCACCGTGATCAGGAGCAGGAAGAGCACCACCGACATGGCCGCCGCCCGCCCCATCCGGAAGTCGACGAAGGCCTCCCGGTAGATCGCGTACGCCACCACCTCGGTGCGGCCGGCCGGGCCACCCTGGGTCATCGCGTAAACGGTGTCGAACACCTGGAAGCTGCTGATCACGCCGGTGACCAGGACGAAGAACATGGTCGGGCGGAGCAGCGGCAGGGTGATCCGGCGGAACCGCTGCCACGGCCCGGCGCCGTCGATCCGGGCGGCCTCGGCGTACTGCGGCGGGATGCCGGCCAGCCCGGCCAGGAAGAACAGCGCCACGTAACCCACGTTGGTCCAGACGGTGACCGCGGCGACCGACGGCAGCGCCAGGACCGGGCTGGTCAGCCACTCGACGCGGTGGCCGAGCAGCTGATTGACGGCGCCGTCGGACGGGTCGAGCAGCCAGCGCCAGACCACGCCGAGGGCGAGCGGCGCGCTGATCCAGGGCAGCACCAGGATGGCCCGGAAGACCGTGGAGCCGGGCAGCCGCTGGTCGAGCAGGACCGCGGCGGCCAGGCCGAGCGCGGTCTGCGCCGGGATCACCAGCAGCACGAAGAACGCGGTGACGGCGAGCGACCGGCCGAACGCCGGGTCGGTGAGGATCGACAGGTAGTTGTCCAGGCCGGCCCAGTGGGCGGGG
This window of the Actinoplanes oblitus genome carries:
- a CDS encoding carbohydrate ABC transporter permease; the protein is MKILRRAVPTYLALGLGALVILAPYLMSVQTSVKTPRQFAQQPPLAAPDPVTAANYAELVIGGHTLIPPLVITVQVVLVVVLGQLTCSVLAAYAFARLDFPGRDALFWVYLATLMVPVVAVLVPRFVLLSEAGLVNTFWGIVLPAMFGSPYAIFLLRQFFRAIPQELLDAARIDGAGHRRVLRHVILPLSRPILATLLIITVVTHWNDFLWPLVITSGQRWQVLTVAVAGLQSQYSGNWTLVMAATTLATMPLLVIFVLFQKHIVRSITITGMR
- a CDS encoding carbohydrate ABC transporter permease, whose translation is MTATRRRDTAAGWAFLAPSLVGVGGFLLLPVVVVLGISLFRWDLVSPAHWAGLDNYLSILTDPAFGRSLAVTAFFVLLVIPAQTALGLAAAVLLDQRLPGSTVFRAILVLPWISAPLALGVVWRWLLDPSDGAVNQLLGHRVEWLTSPVLALPSVAAVTVWTNVGYVALFFLAGLAGIPPQYAEAARIDGAGPWQRFRRITLPLLRPTMFFVLVTGVISSFQVFDTVYAMTQGGPAGRTEVVAYAIYREAFVDFRMGRAAAMSVVLFLLLITVTVAQQSYFRRRTTYEMG